A DNA window from Arachis duranensis cultivar V14167 chromosome 3, aradu.V14167.gnm2.J7QH, whole genome shotgun sequence contains the following coding sequences:
- the LOC107481039 gene encoding uncharacterized protein LOC107481039, which translates to MSLRAAAAIFLKRRRFPAFHGFCASRVSPNAFPLSFSGKLKLSHWYQTGANGSRMNLRDPCLWIVISGHIAIVLGTGANTVFAEDPTNEASPDDELIGLRKVEDGSVVSNTHTAKWRVFTDEAREFFIKGQLDAAEKLFLAALQEAKEGFGPRDPHVASSCNNLAELYRIKKDFAKAEPLYLEAIDILEEDFGPDDIRVGAAAHNLGQFYLGQRKLEKARVSYERALKIKRRVLGYGHSECADTMYHLGVVLYLQGKERDAEAAIQDSIRLLEEGGEGESFVCIRRLRYLSQIYLKSHRLAEAEMVQRKILHILELSKGWNSLDTVVAAESLALTLQASCNLKDSKELLERCLNARKVLLPDDHIQIGANLLRLAQVAMLDSSQHKKFDVKRAKAELDIAKDHVHNSIRIARQYLDRVSKQKDRLKKHSAPGDSRKEAQAALLILLQSFSTLSSVEVAKQELLEIQEGKSNLKAKEPLLQCIHAYREFVADKSIPENAEIKKEYLSCLKVAQNLLGNKGLPEAELIES; encoded by the exons ATGTCTCTGCGTGCTGCAGCCGCCATTTTTCTCAAAAGACGTCGTTTTCCTGCTTTCCATGGCTTCTGTGCATCTCGTGTATCCCCAAACGCATTTCCACTCTCATTTTCtg GcaaacttaaactttcccaCTGGTATCAAACCGGAGCAAATGGCTCGAGGATGAATCTTAGGGATCCTTGTCTGTGGATTGTTATATCTGGACATATTG CTATTGTACTAGGGACTGGTGCCAACACTGTGTTTGCAGAAGATCCAACTAATGAAGCATCTCCAGATGATGAATTAATTGGATTAAGAAAAGTTGAGGATGGTTCTGTAGTATCAAATACACATACAGCAAAATGGAGAGTATTTACTGATGAAGCGAGGGAATTTTTCATAAAG GGACAACTAGATGCAGCTGAAAAACTTTTTCTTGCTGCTCTACAAGAAGCTAAAGAGGGTTTTGGCCCAAGAGATCCGCATGTTGCATCTTCATGCAATAACCTG gCAGAGTTATACAGGATCAAAAAGGATTTTGCCAAAGCAGAACCATTGTACTTGGAAGCTATCGACATATTAGAGGAAGATTTTGGCCCAGATGATATACG GGTTGGGGCTGCTGCTCACAACCTTGGACAGTTTTACCTTGGACAGCGGAAGTTGGAAAAAGCTCGTGTTAGCTATGAG CGCGCTCTGAAG ATAAAAAGACGTGTTCTGGGATATGGCCATTCAGAATGTGCAGATACAATGTATCATTTAGGAGTg GTGTTGTATCTCCAAGGAAAAGAAAGGGATGCTGAGGCCGCCATTCAGGACTCAATAAGGTTATTAGAG GAAGGTGGCGAAGGGGAGTCATTTGTATGCATTAGAAGACTTCGATATCTGTCGCAG atatatttgaaatcaCATCGACTTGCTGAAGCTGAGATGGTCCAGAGGAAGATCCTGCATATTTTGGAATTGTCGaag GGTTGGAATTCGTTGGACACAGTTGTTGCAGCTGAATCTTTAGCTCTGACCCTGCAAGCGTCTTGCAATTTAAAAGATTCAAAAGAACTTCTTGAAAG ATGTCTCAATGCGCGGAAAGTCTTGCTTCCTGATGACCATATTCAG ATTGGTGCAAACCTACTTCGTCTAGCACAGGTTGCTATGCTTGATAGCAGccaacataaaaaatttgatgtCAAGAGAGCTAAAGCTGAGCTTGATATCGCAAAGGATCATGTACATAATTCAATAAG GATTGCACGTCAATATTTAGATAGAGTATCGAAACAAAAAGACAGGTTGAAGAAACACAGTGCACCGGGAGATTCCAGAAAGGAAGCCCAAGCAGCGCTGCTCATATTG CTGCAATCATTCAGTACTTTATCGTCGGTGGAGGTAGCAAAGCAAGAACTGCTGGAAATTCAG GAAGGAAAAAGTAACCTCAAGGCTAAGGAGCCACTTCTTCAATGCATTCATGCTTACAGGGAG TTTGTAGCCGATAAGTCGATCCCTGAGAACGCTGAGATAAAGAAGGAATACCTTTCGTGTTTGAAGGTTGCTCAAAACTTGCTCGGTAATAAAGGACTACCAGAGGCTGAATTGATAGAATCTTGA
- the LOC107481040 gene encoding aspartic proteinase PCS1, giving the protein MPMAMPLLPLFNMLLFFHFFITIISAAKLTTTNSSFSMSFPLTTHSLSTNATAKMLSSSLMFSSRNTKAPPSSSSYNLRSTFKYSMVLIVTLPIGTPPQAQQMILDTGSQLSWIQCHNKKAVKPPPPPPTPSFDPSLSSTFSVLPCTHPLCKPQIPDFTLPTSCDQNRLCHYSYFYADGSYAEGNLVREKLTFAPTHSTPPLILGCATYSSDARGILGINRGRLSFSSQAKINKFSYCVPPRQDQPGPAPTGSFYLGNNPHSTGFKYIPMLTFSQSQRMPNLDPLAYTVAMNGIRIGGKRLNISPAVFRPDAGGSGQTMVDSGSEFTYLVSEAYDKVRKEVVRIVGPRMKKEYVYGGVADMCFDGRDAGVEIGRLIGEMVFEFEKGVEIVVPKERVLADVGGGVHCIGIGSSDKLGAASNIIGNFHQQNLWVEFDLTNRRVGFGGADCNRLG; this is encoded by the coding sequence ATGCCTATGGCCATGCCTCTGTTACCACTCTTCAACATGCTtctcttcttccacttcttcatcACCATCATATCTGCTGCAAAACTCACCACCACAAACTCATCCTTCTCAATGTCATTCCCACTAACCACACATTCTCTCTCCACAAACGCAACCGCAAAGATGCTATCTTCCTCTCTCATGTTCTCATCGAGGAACACCAAggctcctccttcttcttcttcctataACTTGAGGTCCACATTCAAATACTCCATGGTACTCATAGTGACTCTACCCATTGGTACACCCCCACAGGCACAACAAATGATTCTCGACACTGGAAGCCAACTCTCTTGGATTCAGTGTCACAATAAGAAAGCCGTTAAGCCACCACCGCCTCCTCCAACCCCCTCCTTTGACCCTTCTCTCTCTTCAACCTTCTCCGTACTACCCTGCACCCACCCTCTCTGCAAGCCTCAAATTCCCGATTTTACCCTCCCAACCTCCTGCGACCAGAACCGCCTCTGCCACTATTCTTATTTCTACGCCGATGGAAGCTATGCCGAGGGCAATCTCGTCCGCGAGAAACTAACCTTTGCGCCTACCCATTCTACCCCTCCCCTCATCCTTGGCTGCGCAACTTACTCTAGCGACGCCAGGGGCATTTTAGGAATTAATCGCGGAAGATTGTCCTTCTCATCCCAGgccaaaataaacaaattctcTTATTGCGTTCCGCCAAGGCAGGATCAACCCGGACCCGCTCCAACCGGGTCTTTCTACCTTGGTAACAACCCGCACTCCACCGGGTTCAAGTATATCCCTATGTTGACTTTTTCACAGAGTCAACGCATGCCGAATCTTGACCCCTTGGCCTACACTGTCGCCATGAACGGTATTCGGATAGGCGGGAAAAGACTGAACATTTCGCCGGCAGTTTTCCGACCCGACGCTGGAGGGTCCGGTCAGACTATGGTGGACTCTGGATCCGAGTTCACGTACCTGGTTAGTGAAGCCTATGACAAGGTACGGAAGGAAGTGGTTAGAATCGTGGGGCCCAGAATGAAGAAGGAGTACGTGTACGGTGGAGTGGCCGACATGTGTTTTGACGGTCGAGATGCTGGAGTTGAGATCGGACGGCTGATAGGGGAGATGGTTTTTGAATTTGAGAAGGGTGTGGAGATTGTAGTTCCGAAAGAGAGGGTGCTTGCTGACGTGGGCGGTGGGGTCCACTGCATAGGGATTGGGAGTTCCGATAAATTGGGTGCGGCAAGTAACATAATAGGGAACTTCCATCAACAGAATCTGTGGGTGGAGTTTGATCTCACCAATCGCAGAGTGGGCTTCGGTGGTGCTGATTGTAACAGATTGGGTTAA